The genomic window GCTGGTATAGAATTTAGAGAAACTCGGGAAGAGGTATCATCAGGAACTTTATATGGTTATAACGAAAAAACGCAAACTTCGGTAGATGTAGTCTCTCTAAATTACACTACAGTAGAAGGGTGGAACTCAACTTTAAATTATGGCAATCAGTTAACCGACCAAAGAAGAAGATTTTTATCGTATTACGGAAATGCAGCTTATACATATAAAAAGAAATATGTGGTTTCTGGTAGTGTTAGACTGGATGATTATAACAATTTTGGAGTTGATAAAAGTTATAGAAGAACACCTTTATGGTCTACTGGTGTTAAATGGAATGCCAGTAAAGAATCTTTCTTAAAAAATTTGAAGCGATTAATAATCTGAGTTTTAGAGCTTCCTATGGTTTTAACGGAAATATCAGTTTAACGACATTCCCTTTTACCAAAATTTCGATTGCTAATACCGATTATAATCTTTCTCAATTACCTTACGCATTTGTATCGGCAGCAGCAAATCCTTCACTAAGATGGGAGAAAACGGGAATATTAAATATTGGTATTGATTTTGGATTGTTGGATAATCGAATTTCAGGTAGTTTGGAATATTATAAAAAGAATAGTGATGATTTAATTCAGGAATTCCCGGTATCAGAATTTTATGGAGTTCCCAACCGCGCACTTACCAGAAATACTTCAACTTTAGAAGGGAAAGGGGTAGATCTTAGCCTAAACGGTATTTGGATTCAATCTAAAAATTTTACGGCTAGCTCTAATTTTATCTTTACTTATAATACGAACGAAGTAACCGATTCTCGTTTCGAAAATTATTCAACATATCTAAATGGTTCAGGAAGTACTCCGCCAATTGTAGACTATCCATTAAATAGTGTATTTGCATTTCGCTCTGCTGGATTAGATGAAAATGGAGCCTTTCAGGTCTATGATCGCAATGGAGATATTGTTGGTTCTAATGAATTATTAACCGATATCGAGGATATGAAATATATGGGAACTAGCACGCCTAGGTATTATGGAAGTTTAAATACAACATTACAGTACAAGCAATTCTCACTATTTGTATTAGCGACCTATAAGATGGGGTATAAACTATTCAAACCTACTTTTGATAATTATATTTCTCGTTTCAATGAGTTCACCGGCTACAATTTGAATACAGATATTGCAGATAGATGGCGCGAACCGGAGACGAAAATTCTACCAGTGTACCGGGTGTTTTAGGATTGGGAGGATACTCTTATCCTAGATATAGGTTAAGTGAAGATAAGGTAATCTCTGGAGATCATATTCGATTACGTGAAATATCTCTTAGTTATGACCTTTCTGAGGTTTTACCAGAAAGCTTTATTAGAGGAGCTTCATTATCATTCACCGCTCGTAACCTAGGACTTTTATGGCGCGCGAATAACGATGATATAGATCCAGATTTCTTACCATATACAACAGGAAACCAAATAAGACCTACCCCTACAGCGATGTATTCTATAGGCTTAAATGTTAACTTTTAATTCGATACTATGAAACTAAATTATATATATACCTTTTTATTTATAATAGCTACAACTTTAGTGAGTTGTGATGATTATGTCGATATAAGAACAGAAGGAATATTATATCCAGAAGATACCGAAAATTACAGGTATTTATTAAATAATACTCCTATTTATGATCTCTCTTATAGTCTGGTAGATATACCTACAGACGATATTTCTATGCGTTATGATCATGCCCAATATTTTGAGACTAATGCGGCAAATTCAGAGTTCAATCGCCCCTTTAAGGATACTTATATTTTTGCTGATTCCATTTACCGTACTGGTGAGATGGATAGTGAGATAAAAGCGATGTACGAAGGACTTTATAGCGCCAATGTGGTGATTACTGAAGTTTTAGAAAGCACAAGTGGTGCAGAGCAGGAAAAAAATGCTTTGCAGGGTGAAGCCATGGTTCATAGGGCTTATTTATTTCTTAACCTGGTTAATACTTTCGGAAAAGCTTATGATGCTAATACGGCGAGTACAGATTTAGGAATTCCAATGTTTATCGAACCAACCGTAGATCAAGATATTAAAAGGGCGACAGTACAGGAAGTTTACGATCGCATCATTACAGATTTAACCTCAGCAGCCAATTCAGGCTTACCTGGAGTTCGCAGTGGTACAGAAGTTGGTTTTCCGTCTAAATCCAGTGCTCATGCATTGCTTGCGCGAACCTATTTATATATGGGCGATTATAGCAAAGCTTTAGAAAATGCAGAGCAAAGCCTTGCTTTACAAAACACCTTGCTAAATCTAGAGAATTATACGGAAACTCCAGATTTTAGCTGGCCACGACGAATAGAAGATCCAGAGCTTATTTTATCGAAAAAAACGATGAGGTCTTATAATTATCTACCAACATTGTTATCTCTAAGTGACGACTTGTTGAATAGTTTTGATAGCACCGATTTGCGTTATCAACTTTATACAAGACCTAACGAAGAGCTTACTTATGGGGATATTACAGAAGGAAGATCTTACTGTATAGCAAGGTTAACTGGAGAGAATCGTAATGCCGGGCCAACGGTGCCAGAAATGTATTTGATTAAAGCAGAATGTCTAGCTCGTGCTGGGAATACAGAAGCTGCTATGGATGCATTAAATACGTTAAGAGAAGCGCGTTTTAGAGCTGAAGATTATATCGCTTTAAGGGCTGGTGACCCTGAAGATGCTTTAATAAAAGTTCTGGCAGAGAGAAGACGTGAACTTATGGGAAAAGGTGGATTTAGATTATTCGATTTAAAACGTCTAAACAAAGACCCAAGATTTGCCAGAACAGTAGAGCATGAGTATTTAAATGAAACCTACACGTTAGAGCCGGGAGGTGATAGATATCAATTTCCTTTTGCTTCAACCTTATTCCAATACGCGCCTAACCTAGAGCAAAATCCATAAAAAATAATAGTCCCCGGGATTAGCCGGGGACTTAATTAGATTCATAAAAATATGCGAAAAATAAAAATATTGCTAGGTATACTATTAGTGCAGTTCACTATAAATGCCCAGCAAACCGAACCAATTTTTTCTGTAAGTCCAAAACTACCTAATCCAGGAGATCAGGTTGCGTTAAACTATAACTCAGAGAATACAGTATTAAAAGACGCTAAAGACATTCAGGCGGTGATCTATGTAAATGCAGATCATCAATGGTCGGCTAGCGATCTAACTTTTCAGGAAACCGAAGATAATCATTGGAAAACCTCCTTTACGTTACCTGAAAATACAGCCCTTATAAGCTGTGTTTTTAAATCGGATACTTTAGTAGATAGAGGTGGCACAACTACTTATTCCTGGTTACTCGATAAAGAGCCGGGCTCTTATGCTAGCTGGGGTATTTTAAGATCTAAAATTTTCCAAGAGGAAAGTATTGCAATAGTAGACGATAGCGCTTATATCTCTAGCGAGATTGGATTAATGTGGATCAATAAAGAAATACAGAAATTTCCTGAAAGCCGAAATCTATATTTTTACGAAGGACTAAAATTAATGCAAGATTCGAAAGAAGGTGATCATAGCAATCGAATTCAGAATGAAATTAAGCATATTTTAGAGCAGGATCTTACTAAACTTCAGCAATATAAAATTCAGAAATCACTTCAGTTATTAGATACAGAAAAGTATAAATCTTTTATTGATTCTGTAAATGATGCTTTACTGAAAACATATCCTAAAGGAGTTTTAGCAAGGGATAATGAGATGAAGCGTTTGTTTACTGAAAGTGATATTCAGAAAAAGATCCGTGAATTTGAAGAATTTCAATCTAATTTTCCTAAAGAGGATTTTAAAGATGTCTTTACATTTACTGAAGATTTGTATTACGACAAATTATACAGAAGTATAGCTTATAGATACATTACAGAAAACGGAAATTATAGCTTTGTGTTCGACAATCTAAAAGATGCAGGTTTTTATAATCTGGTAGATTATAGCTGGCATTTTGTAAGTATTCCGTATAATAACGAGTCTATAGCAGTGGATAGTTTAAATACTATTGCAAGCAAAATCATACCTGAATTAGAAGTTCGAGAAAAAGAGATTCCTAAAAGATACGAAGGGAAATTATCGATTCTGGAATGGAAACAAAAAGCACAGGAAGCATCTGCTCGAGAATATTTAACCTACGCTAAAATTCTTGATGAATTAAAAGATTACGAAGCTGAAGATCATTATTTAGAAAAAGTAAAATCATTCTATATTTATGAAAATACAGATTTTAATGAGCTTTATGCAGATTATTTACTAAGACAGGGTAATAAAGAAGCAGCGATTAATTTTATTAAAGAAAGCCTTTCGCGTAATAATGCTACAGCGCAAATGCTTTCTATACTTAAGGAAGATTTTTTAGCACAGAATGGGAGCAACGCCAATTTTGAAGATTACGTAAGCGCTATTAAATCTGGCGATTCTCAAGATCAATTTAAAGAAGAATTGATTGCTGAAATAATTAATAAACCTATTGAAGATTTTGAACTGGAAAGCTCTTTAGGAGGAACAGTAAAGTTGTCTGCTCAAAAAGGAAAAATCGTAATTATCGATATGTGGGCTACGTGGTGTGCCCCTTGTAAAAAAGCAATGCCCGGCATGAAGATGGCGGTAGATAAATATTCTGAAGATAAAAATGTACAATTTTACTTCCTAGATACTCAGGAATACATTTCAGATTATAAAAAGCAAACAGTAGAATTTATCGAGGAAAACAATTATCCTTTCGAGATTCTTTACGACGCTAAAAATCCCGAATCAGGTAAGTTCGACGATACTTATGCTAAATATTCAAAAGCATTCGAATTTTCAGGAATTCCACAAAAAATGATCATAGATCAACATGGAAAATTAAGATGGCGATCTACTGGTTACTCAGGAAGCCCAAGCGAGCTTGCAGACGAAATTTCTATCATAATCGAATATTTGAAATCTGAAAAATAAACCTTAATGCTTAAAATAAAGCAACTTGTAATCCTTTCAATCTTTTCTATTGCAGCTGTTGGTCATTCTCAGGAACTTTGGCAAGGACAGTACAATTCAAAAAGGATTTTGTTAGAAAAAGTAACGATTTCAGAGGGTTTAGACTCACTTTATTTAAGTAGTCCGGAACATATGTATAAAAAACTCCCCCTTCAACAAGAAAAGAAGGGGGATTCTCTTTTTTTAGTGAACGAGAATTATAATATCAGTCTCAAAATCGAGACGATATTGGGTGATTTGAGTCAGGATTCTTTGCGAGCTAATTATATCGATTACACTGGGATCCATCAAGTAAAGTTAATTTCAACAGATAGTTTACAGTCGCTTACTTTTCCGCAGCATCCCAAAGGAATATT from Zunongwangia endophytica includes these protein-coding regions:
- a CDS encoding RagB/SusD family nutrient uptake outer membrane protein, with translation MKLNYIYTFLFIIATTLVSCDDYVDIRTEGILYPEDTENYRYLLNNTPIYDLSYSLVDIPTDDISMRYDHAQYFETNAANSEFNRPFKDTYIFADSIYRTGEMDSEIKAMYEGLYSANVVITEVLESTSGAEQEKNALQGEAMVHRAYLFLNLVNTFGKAYDANTASTDLGIPMFIEPTVDQDIKRATVQEVYDRIITDLTSAANSGLPGVRSGTEVGFPSKSSAHALLARTYLYMGDYSKALENAEQSLALQNTLLNLENYTETPDFSWPRRIEDPELILSKKTMRSYNYLPTLLSLSDDLLNSFDSTDLRYQLYTRPNEELTYGDITEGRSYCIARLTGENRNAGPTVPEMYLIKAECLARAGNTEAAMDALNTLREARFRAEDYIALRAGDPEDALIKVLAERRRELMGKGGFRLFDLKRLNKDPRFARTVEHEYLNETYTLEPGGDRYQFPFASTLFQYAPNLEQNP
- a CDS encoding TlpA disulfide reductase family protein, whose protein sequence is MRKIKILLGILLVQFTINAQQTEPIFSVSPKLPNPGDQVALNYNSENTVLKDAKDIQAVIYVNADHQWSASDLTFQETEDNHWKTSFTLPENTALISCVFKSDTLVDRGGTTTYSWLLDKEPGSYASWGILRSKIFQEESIAIVDDSAYISSEIGLMWINKEIQKFPESRNLYFYEGLKLMQDSKEGDHSNRIQNEIKHILEQDLTKLQQYKIQKSLQLLDTEKYKSFIDSVNDALLKTYPKGVLARDNEMKRLFTESDIQKKIREFEEFQSNFPKEDFKDVFTFTEDLYYDKLYRSIAYRYITENGNYSFVFDNLKDAGFYNLVDYSWHFVSIPYNNESIAVDSLNTIASKIIPELEVREKEIPKRYEGKLSILEWKQKAQEASAREYLTYAKILDELKDYEAEDHYLEKVKSFYIYENTDFNELYADYLLRQGNKEAAINFIKESLSRNNATAQMLSILKEDFLAQNGSNANFEDYVSAIKSGDSQDQFKEELIAEIINKPIEDFELESSLGGTVKLSAQKGKIVIIDMWATWCAPCKKAMPGMKMAVDKYSEDKNVQFYFLDTQEYISDYKKQTVEFIEENNYPFEILYDAKNPESGKFDDTYAKYSKAFEFSGIPQKMIIDQHGKLRWRSTGYSGSPSELADEISIIIEYLKSEK